Genomic segment of Mycolicibacterium psychrotolerans:
TACCGGCGAGAGTAGCCGATCGGCTACCGAAGCTCCAGGGTGGGATCTACAGCGACAGGATCGTCGCCGACGCGGTGCCGGGCGCGCCGTACACCTGTGCCAGCCCGACCCGGGGTCTGCCCGGCACCTGACGGTCACCGGCCTGCCCGCGCAGCTGACGGACGAGTTCGTGCACCTGCCGCAGGCCGGAGGCGCCGATGGGCTCGCCGTTGGCGATCAGGCCGCCGTCGGTGTTGACGGGCATGCTTCCGTGGATCTCCGTCGCGCCGTCGGCCAGCAGCTTCTCCTGCTCGCCGTCTGCGCACAAGCCGGTCTCGGCCATGTGGATGACCTCCGCGCCGGCGTCGGTGTCCTGGAGCTGGGCGATGTCGACGTCTTCGGGTCCGATCCCGGCCGCCTCGTAGGCGGCCCTGGCCGCGTACACAGTCGGAGAGGGATCCTCGTCGAGCGGTGCGGAGGTGGCGTGGACTTCGTAGGCGCCGAAGGTCCGCGTCCGGATCTCGCTGGCCCGCACGTAGACGGGCGTATCGGTGAACGTGCGCGCCAGGTCGCCGCGACACATGATCACCGCGGCGGCGCCCTCGTCGGGCGCACAGAACATGTACTGGGTCAACGGGTAGTTGAGCACCGGGGAGGCGAGGATCTCCTCGACCGAAATCTCCTTGCGGCGGAACGCATTCGGATTGAGGGCGCCGTTGCGGAAATTCTTGTTCGCGACCCGGGCCAGGGTCTCCTGAGAGATCCCGTGCTCGTGGATGTAGCGGTTGGCCTTCATGCCGAAGAACTTTGTGGTGACGAACTGGCCGTTCTCGGCGTACCACTGGGGCAGGGCGAGCTTGGCGGGATCGTCGGTGAAGGCGCCGCGAGGGTGCTTGTCCAGCCCGATGGCGATACCGATGTCGTACTTGCCCAGCCGGATCGTGTCCGCGGTCTGCTGGATCGCCGACGCCGAGGTGGCGCAGGCGTTGAACACGTTGGTGAAGGTGATTCCCGTCAACCCGACCAGTCGGGTGACGGCGTCGGGATTGGAGATCTCGTAGCTGCCTCCGAAACCGAACTGGATTTCCTTCCAACCGATTCCGGCGTCGGCGAGCGCGAGATCGATGGCTTCGGCGCCCATCTCCATCGCGGTCTTGTCGAACCGGCCAAACGGGTGCAGGCCGACGCCGATGATCGCAACGTCCGTGGCTGTACTGGTCACGCCGGGGCCTCCTGGTCATCGATCGGCTGGAACGCGAACGTGACGATCTCGGTCCCGTCCGCGTCGGTGGTGAACGGAATCATCGTCAGCTCGACGCGTTCGCCGAATCGCAGCTTCACGGGATCGTTTTCGGTGAGTCGGCCCTCGACCCGGATGACGGCGTCGGCGCCTTCGCCCAGTTGCACCAGGCCCACCCCGAACGGCACGAAGTCCTTGCCGGCCGGACCCATGTACGGGGCTCCGGGCGGGAATCCCTGCGTGGTCCAGGCCACCAGGGTGCCGCGGCGGGGGAGCAACGTCTGGCTCATCGCGGCGGCACTGCACCGGGGGCAGCGGTGCTGAGACGGGAAGGCGGTGGCGCCGCAGACGCCACAGGTGCTGCCGATGAGCTGGGGATCGTCATCGGGCCAGGTGGAGATCTCGGGCGCCAGCGCCCGCTGCGAGGTGGACACTCGATGACCATAAATGGAAATGTCGTTCTCGTCCAGAGAGAACGTATTGCCCGAAGTCTTCACCCGCTGGTGCGTCGCCCCTTGTTCATCACCCTGTCCGCCGCTGCCCAGTGGTCGTCAGACACCCACAGGCGCGCGAACGCCGACACGGCCTCAGCGGTCGGCACGCCCCGCATGACGCGCTTGACCTGACCGGCCGGGACCGTCGCCAGCGATCGGGCGGCCAGGCGCCACTGCTCGTCGAACGAGGCGCGGGGGATCACCTGGTCGATCAGCCCGATCCGCTCGGCCTCCGCGGCACCGAGAATGCGCCCGGTACCCGCCAGCAGGAGTGCCCGGCTGTAACCCACGAGGCCGACGAGGCGCTCGGCCCCGCCCCATGCCGGCATGATCGCGAGCGCGACCTGATTGAAGCCGATCGTCACGTCGTCGGCGGCGATGCGGATGTCGGCGGCCACGGCGAACTCTGCGCCGCCGCCGAGTGCGTGACCGTTGAGGGCGGCGACGACGGGGGCGGGAAAGCTCGCGATCCGATCGCAGATCGACCTCATCCGGACGGCCATCGCGGCGGCCTGCTCCTCGGTGCGAAGCGCACTGAGCTCCTTGAGGTCGCCGCCGGAGACGAAGGCCCGGTCGCCGGCCCCGGTGAGAACGAGACCCGCCGAACCCGAGGCGCCGTCGAGGGCCTCGTCCAGCTGATCCATCGTGTCGAGGGAGATCGCGTTGCGGGCGTGCGGCCGATCGATGGTGATGATCGCCAGACCGTCATCGATGTCGAGGTCCACCATCGACGTTCTCCCTTTTCGGTATTGGCATTCTCGCAGGCGGAGAATAGCATCGTCTCCCGGATGGGAGGTGGCGCGAAGGACATGCGAAGTATCCCCGCTGACCTGGTCAGCCGATACGAGCGCCAAGGCTGGTGGACGCGGGAGAGCCTGGGCGAGCTCGTCGCCACGGGGCTGGAGCGCAGCCGCGACACCGGCTTCCACGTCCACTCCGCGGTCCGGCCGTATGCGGGGACCTGCGGTGAGGTGGAACGCGACGCGCGCCGCCTGGCCGCCGGACTGGCCGCCCGTGGCGTCGGACCGGGCGATGTGGTCGCCCTGCAGCTGCCCAACTGGCGTGAGGCCGCCGTGACGTTCTGGGCCTCGGCCCTCCTCGGCGCGGTCATCGTCCCGATCGTGCACTTCTACGGCCGCAAGGAGTTGGCGCACATCATCGCGACCGCACGGCCGCGGGTCTTCATCACGACCGAGGCGTTCGGCCGCATGCGTTTCCAGCCCGATCTGGTCGTCGACGTCCCGATCGTCGGCCTCGTCGGTCACCACTCGTTCGACGACCTCCTGGCCGACGAGCCCTTCGAGGGCACCGTCGCCGTCGACCCGTCGGGTCCCGCCCTGATCGCGTTCACCTCCGGCACGACCCACGATCCCAAGGGCGTGATCCACAGTCACCAGACGCTGGGCTTCGAGACGCGCCAGCTACTCGAGAACTACCCGCCCGACCGTGGGCGCCAGCTCACCGCGACCCCGGTCGGGCACTTCATCGGCATGCTGGGAGCGTTCCTGATCCCGGTCCTCGAAGCGGCGCCGATCGATCTGTGCGACGTCTGGGACCCGGCGAAGGTGCTGACGCTGATCGAGCGGGACGGCCTGTCGATCGGAGGCGGCCCGCCGTTCTTCGTCACCAGTTTGCTGGACCATCCCGACTGCCGGCCCGAACACCTCGCCCACTTCACCACGGTCGGTCTCGGCGGCTCGTCGGTGCCGGCGTCGCTGACCCGGCGGCTGGCTGACCTCGGGATGTTCGTCTTCCGCTCCTACGGAAGCACCGAGCACCCGTCGATCACCGGGTCGCGCCCGGACGCGCCCGAGGCGAAGCGGCTGTTCACCGACGGTGATGTCCGGCCCGGGGTGGAGATCCGCCTCGGCCCGGACGGCGAGATCTACAGCCGTGGCCCTGATCTGTGCCTCGGGTACACCGACGCCGAGCTGACCCGGCGCGCGTTCGACGACGACGGCTGGTACCGCACCGGCGACATCGGGACCCTCGACGAGGACGGCTACCTGACCATCACCGACCGCAAGGCCGACGTCATCATCCGTGGCGGCGAGAACATCAGCGCCCTCGAGGTCGAGGAGGTGCTGCTCGCCATGCCCGCGGTGGCCGAGGCGGTCGTCGTCGCCGCGCCCGATGCGCGGTTGGGCGAGCGGGCCGCCGCGGTGCTGCGGATCCGCGACGGCCATGCGATGCCGTCGATCGAGGACGTGCGCGCCCACTTCCGCGGGGCCGGGGTGGCGACGCAGAAATGGCCCGAGGAGTTGTTGGAGGTGGACGACTATCCGAGGACCGCCAGCGGCAAGGTCCAGAAGTTCCTGGTGCGCGAACACGTCCGCCTGACGACGGCGAGGTAGGCGGGCCGTTGCGGCCGACCGCGAATGAGAATACGATTCTCGCGAGAGGATAAGGAGTTTTTCAATGGGACAACTGTCGCACCGGGTGGACATCCCCTTCCCGCTGTTCGATGCGGACAACCACCTGTACGAGCCGCCGGAGGCGCTGACCAAGTACCTCCCCAAGGAGTACAAGGACGTCGTCCAGTACGTCGAGGTCAACGGTCGCACCAAGATCGCGATCAAGGGACAGATCAGCAACTACATCCCGAACCCCACGTTCTCCGTGGTCGCCAAGCCGGGCGCGTGGGAGGAGTACTTCAAGTACGGCAATCCCGACGGCAAGAGCAAGCGCGAGCTGTTCGGCGAGCCGATGAAGGCCATCCCGGCGTTCTTCGAGCCCGAGCCGCGCATCCAGGTGATGGACGAACTGGGCATCGAACGCAGCCTGATGTTCCCGACGCTGGCGAGCCTCATCGAGGAGCGGCTCTCCGACGATCCGGTCGCCATCCATGTCCTGATCCACGCGCTCAATCAGTGGCTCGACGAGGTGTGGGGCTTCAACTACCAGAACCGCATCTTCACCACCCCGGTGATCACGCTGCCCATCGTCGAGAAGGCGATCGAGGAGCTCGAGTGGGCGGTCAAGCGCGGTGCCCGCGCGATCCTGATCCGGCCCGCCCCGGTGCCAGGTTTCCGCGGCCCGCGGTCATTCGCGCTGCCCGAGTTCGATCCGTTCTGGGAGCGCGTCGTGCATCACGACGTGTTCGTCGGCATGCACTCGTCGGACAGTGGCTACTCGCGGTACACCTCGGAGTGGGACGGCGGTGCCCAGGAGATGCTGCCGTTCCAGACGAACGCGATGTCGATCCTCAACGAGTGGCGCCCGATCCAGGATGCGGTGGCCTCCTGGGTGATCCACGGTGCGCTCTTCCGGCACCCCAAGCTGAAGGTCGGCATCGTCGAGGCCGGGTCGAAATGGATGTTCCCGCTGCTGGATTCGATGGCCGAGGTGTGGAAGAAGGCGCCGGAGGCGTTCCTGGGCAATCCCATCGAGGAGATCAAGAACCGCATCTACGTCAGCCCCTTCTACGAGGAGGGCATCGACGACCTGATCAACCTGATCGGCGTGGACCAGGTGCTGTACGGCTCGGACTGGCCGCATCCCGAGGGGCTGGCCGAGCCCACCCACTACGTCACCGCGCTCGAGCACCTCTCGGTCGAGGATCAGGCGAAGATCATGGGCGGCAACCTCGGCCGTCTGGTCACCACCTGACGTCGCATTGACCTACGTTGCCCGGTGGCAGACCATCCCCGAGATGGTCGCCGGCGCGGCGGACCGGTTCGGTGACGCCGAAGCCGTCGTCGACGGTCCGCTGCGCTTGTCCTTTTCCGAGGTGGTCGATCGGATCCGTTGTGCGGCAGGTTCCTTCGCCGATCTCGGGATCGGCGCGGGGGATCGTGCCGCGATCTGGGCGCCGAACAGCGCCGAGTGGATCATCGCCGCGTTCGGTCTGCTGACCGCCGGTGGCGTGCTGGTGCCCGTGAACACCCGGTTCAAGACCGAGGAAGCCGCAGACGTCATCGGGCGCAGCGCCGCAAAGGCGGTCCTGGTCCAACAGGGCTTCCTGGGCGTCGAATACACCGCCCCCGCGGGTGTGCCCGTCATCGACCTGAAGTCCGGGTTCCTCTCCAGCGGAAAGCCGTTCAGCCGGCCGATGCGGTCCACCGACATCTCGGACGTCATCTTCACCTCCGGCACCACCGGACGCCCCAAGGGTGTGATGATGAACCACGGCCAGAACCTGCGGCTCTACGAGGAGTGGTGCGACCTGGCCGACCTGCGCCAGGGTGACCGGTATCTGATGGTCAACCCCTACTTCCACACCTTCGGCTACAAAGCCGGATTGATCGCATCGTTCATCCGCGGGGCGACGATGCTGCCGGTACCGGTCTTCGACATCGACCGTGTTGTCGAACTCATTGCCGCAGAACGCATCACGATGCTGCCCGGACCCCCGACGCTGTACCATTCGCTGCTGGCCGCCCCGGACAAGAACAGGATGCGCAGCCTGCGCGCCGGCGTCACCGGCGCAGCCGACATCCCGGTCGAGCTGGTGCGTCGGGTGCACGAGGAGCTCCCGTTCCAGACCCTGGCGACCGGATACGGCCTCACCGAGGCCGGCACCGTGACGCTGTCGCGGCCCGGGGATTCGTTCACCGACATCGCCACCACGGCCGGGGTGGCCTGTGACGGTGTCGAGATGCGCATCGCCGCGGACGGCGAGGTGCTCGTGCGCGGATACACGGTGATGCAGGGCTATCTCGACGACCCCGCCGCCACGGCCGAGGTGATCGACGCCGACGGCTGGTTGCACACCGGCGACCTGGGCACCCTCGACGCGGGCGGTCGACTGCGGATCGTGGGCCGCAAGAAGGACATGTTCATCGTCGGCGGATTCAACGCCTACCCGGCCGAGATCGAAGGTTTCCTGCTCGAGCACCCTGCCGTCGCCCAAGCGGCGGTCATCGGGGTTGCCGACGAGCGGCTGGGACAGGTCGGGAAGGCGTTCGTGGTCCGCACGCCGACGGACGGCAGCCGGCCCGCCCTCAGCGCCGAGGAGCTGATCGCGTGGAGCCGCGACCGAATGGCCGGTTTCAAGGTGCCCCGCTCTGTAGAGTTCCTCGACGAGTTGCCGGTGAACGCGACCGGCAAGGTGATGAAGGACAGGTTGCAGAACAGTCAGCGCTGAGCATCCGCACAGCACGTAAATTGCATTTCCGCAGCCAAGAGCTTTGTCGGTAGCTCAGCGGCCGGGGTATGGTCTTGGCCATACGCAAAAAAGAAGAATGCCATTCTCAACAGCCTCTCAGGTGGGCGACACAGCAGACGAGGAGGTCGGTGTGCCGTCATTCAGGCGTCGCGGGTCGGTGATCGACGACGACCGCGCCGACGAGCCGCGCCAGGACAGCGACCCCGCGCGGGATGCGGATCAGGTTCTCGCGTTGGCGGAGGAGGCCGAAGCCGAGGCCGCAGAGGCCGAGGCGATGGCCGCCGCAGCCCGGGCCCGCGCGCGGGCACTCCGGCTGCGGCGCGAGGCCGAGGACCGGGCGGCAGCCCCCACCCGCGCGTCCGAAGCAGACGTGGTCGAGGCGCCCGAGCACGCCGTGGAGACGTCCGACGCCATCGAGGAGCCCGAGGAGACCGCACCCGTGGCCGCCGGCGGCGGTGCGCCGCGACGGCGGCCGGGGTGGCCCCGCGTGGCGCGCTATCTCGCGGCGGCGCTGGGCGTGCTCGCGACCTGCGCGCTGATCGTCGCCACGGTCTTCATGGTGATCCAGCACCGCAGCGCCGTGCACGACGAGCAGCAGCGCAGCGAGTTCTCCGCCGCCGGCAGGCAGGCCGTCGTGAACCTGATGTCGCTGGACTTCAACAACGCCCAGGAGAACGTCAACCGCATCATCGACAACTCGACCGGCCAGTTCCGGGACGACTTCAAGAACACCGCCGCGGACTTCGTCAAGATCGCCAAGGAGTCGAAGGTGGTCACCGACGTCTCCGTCAACGCCTCGGCGGTCGACTCGATGTCCGGCGATACCGCGGATGTGTTGGTAGCCGCGACATCCCGGGTCACGAACTCCTCCGGGGCCAAAGATCAGCCCCGATCGTGGAGATTGCTCGTCAGCCTGGTCCGGGAAGGCGATCAGATCAAGATGTCGAAAGTCGAGTTCGTCCCGTGAGCGCCGAAGACACCGACGCGGGCGACGAGGTGATCAGCACCACCGAGGAATCGGGGCCTGCCGACGCCGTCGAGCCACCGCGCAGGAGGAGTCCGATGGCCGCACTGCGGCGCCACCTCGGGGCGGTCGTGCTCGTGGTCGCACTGGTGGCGTCGGCCGGTGCCGCCGCAGCCGTGTACTTCTCCCAGTACCGTCAGGACCGCGAAACCGATGCGGCGGCCACGGGCGCGGCGCTCGAGGCGGCCAAGACGGGCACCGTGGCGCTGCTGTCGTACTCCCCGGACAGTCTGGACAAGGACTTCGCGGCGGCCAAGTCCCATCTGACCGGCGAATTCCTCAGCTATTACACCGACTTCACCACGAAGGTGGTCGCGCCCGCGGCCACCCAGAAGGCTGTTCAGACCAAGGCGGACGTGGTGCAGGGCGCGGTCTCGGAGATCCATCCCGACACCGCCCAGGTTCTGCTGTTCATCAACCAGACGACCCTCAGCAAGGAGAATCCCGATGGATCCTTCGCGGCGAGCAGCGTCAAGGTCGGCCTGAAGAAGATCGACGGGGCGTGGCTTATCGAGAAGTTCGACCCGGTGTGAGGCTGATATAGCCTCGGCGCCGTGACAGCGACGGCGATCCTGCCCGTGCCGGCCTCGCCAGAGTCGGCGGCCGTACTGACGCCGGTGGCCGGCACCTCGCCGCTGATCCGGATCGTGCGTGCCCTCTCGCAGGCGGCGTCCGTCGTCGTCGCCGCGCCCGCTGGGCCGGTGGTCCCGGTGCGGGAACTGCTGGTTGCCGAGGGATTCGCGGACGTCCGGGTGCTGACCGCGGACGCGCCGGGCGACCGCGCGCAGTGTCTGGCGGCGGCACTGGCGACGATCAGCCCGGGGACCCCCGTCCTGGTGCACGACATCGGATGGCCGCTTGTCGATTCGGCCACGGCGCGCCGCGTCCTGGCGGCGCTGCGCGACGGCGCCCAGGTGGTGGCGCCGGCGCGGCCGGTGACCGACAGCATCAAGACCGTCGACCGCGACGGCGTCGTGACCGCGACGCTGGACCGCGCCGAGTTGCAGGTGCTGCAGTACCCGCGCGGGTTCGACGCCGAGGTGCTCACCCGATCGGTGGCCGCAGCCGCAGGCGCCCCCGCCGACGAGCTGGACATCGCACTGCGCAGCGGCGCGCGGGTCGAACTGGTCGACGGAGATGCCGGGGCGCTGGGCGTCGAGCTGCCGAGGGACGCGGATTTCCTGGCGGCGGTCATCGAGGACCGGCGGAGCGGTTCCTCTCGGTGAGGAGCCGGTGTGCGATGCCGATGTCGCCGGCATAGGTGACCTTGAGGTTCGCGGCACTGCCGGGGAAGGTGCGCACCGCGACGTCGGTGTACCGCTCGATACACGACGACGTGTCGGTGCCCTCGAAGCCGTCCGCTTCGGCGAGCCGGTAGGCGTCGAGCAGTTCGCGCGCCCGGAACGCCTGCGGTGTCTGCACCCGGACCAGGGACCCCGGCACCGTCTCCACACCGCGATCGGTCACCCTGGCCAGGCTGTCGACCGGTAGCGCCGGCAGCGCCCCGCCGAACTCGCGCGCGAGCGCGAGCGCCGTCGCGAACATGGCGGCGCCGGCCAGCGGGCGGGCGGCATCGTGGATCACCACCGCATCGACGGCGCCAGACTCGATGTCGGCCGCCAGATGGCGCAGCATGTTCCGCTCGGAGGCGTGCCGGGTGGGGCCGCCCTCGACGAATTCGACAGAGGCATCACCGAGTTCGCGCTCGACCGTTTTACGCGCCAGCTCGGATTCGCCCTGCCGGAACACCAGGACGGTGCGCGCGATCTCCGGCACGCGTGCGAGGGTGTCCAACGACCACACCAGCATGCTGCGTCCGTCGAGCGGGAGATAGGCCTTGTTTCCGTCGGCGCCCACCCGGGTGCCCATGCCGGCCGCGAGCACGACTCCCACTGCCTCGGCGCCCATGGACGAACAGTATCTCCGGTACGGTCGACGCCCAGCACGGAAGGGGAATCACCGGTGACAGAAGGACCTGACGGAACCGACTCCGCCGTGCACCGCGTGCGGATGATGACCGGCCGGGACCCGCACGAGCAGCACCGCGTGGCCACCCCGCTGGAACTGCTGTTCGACCTGACCTTCGTGGTGGCGTTCGGTATCGCGGCGTCGCAGTTCGCCCACGCGCTGGCCGGCGGTCACGTCGCCGCGGGCTTGGCCGCGTTCTTCTTCGCGATGTTCGCCGTGTGTTGGGCATGGATCAACTTCAGCTGGTTCGCCTCGGCCTACGACACCGACGACTGGATCTACCGGCTGACGACCATGCTGCAGATGGTCGGTGTGATCGTGCTGGCGCTCGGGCTGCCGCAGATGTACGCGTCCATCGAACACGGCGGGCACGTGGACAACACCGTGGTGGTCGCCGGGTACGTGGTGATGCGGGTGGCCATGGTCGCACAGTGGCTGCGCGCGGCCCGCCAGGACCCGGCGCGCCGGCGCGCGTGCCTGACCTACGCGTGGTGGATCACGGTCGCCCAGATCGGTTGGATGGCGGCGATTTTCGTGCACACCTCCGTCCCGGTGACGGCCGCCATCGTCGTCGGTCTGGTCCTCGTCGAGATCATGGGTCCGGTCCTCGCGGAGTTCGGCAGGGGCGGCACGCCATGGCACGCCCACCACATCGTGGAGCGCTACGGGTTGTTCACGATCATCGCCCTCGGTGAAGGGGTGGTCGGCACGGTGGCGTCGCTGAGCGCGGTGGTGGACGCCCAGGGGTGGTCTGTCGACGCGGTGTTCGTCGCCGTCGCCGGCATCGGTCTGACCTTCGGCATGTGGTGGACGTATTTCGTCCTTCCGCAGGCAGACATCCTGCACGTACGACGCGAGCGCTCGTTCTGGTTCGGCTATCTGCACATCGTGGTGTTCGCGGCGATCGTCGCCACCGGCGCGGGACTGCATGCGGCGGCGTACTACATCGAGCACCACTCCGAGCTCGGCTCCACCGCCACGGTGCTCACCGTCGTCATCCCCGTCGCGGTCTACGTCGCCACGATCTACGTCCTCTACTCGGTGATGACGCGCACCGTGCTGCTGTTCCACGTCCTGCTGATGGCGTTCACCGCTGCCGTGCTCGGCCTGGCGGTCCTGCTGGCGACGCTCGGTGTGTCGATGGCCAACTGTCTGCTGGTGGTGACGCTCGCACCGGCCGTGCCGGTGCTGGGTTACGAACTGCGGGGCTACCGCCACGCGGCGGCCGCCGCGGCGGGCGCGTCCCGACGCAGCTAGCCGTTGATCCCCTCGAGCAGCATGCGATCGTCCTGCAGGGCGAGCAGCCGACGGGCCTTGCGGCGGGTGATCAGGATGCCGGCGACGGCCAGCGCCCAGACGAAGTATTGAAGCGTCCACGCGAGCCGGAACGAATCGAACGACAATCCGCCGGCGGCCTGCAGGATCATCCCCATCGCCTGCATCAGCAGCAGCGAGGCGACGAAGCCGCCCATGTTGACCATGCCTTGCGCGGTACCCAGCGTCGAGCTCGGGTTGAAGGTGCGCGCGAAGTCGAAACCGACCATGGAGCCGGGTCCGCCCACCGAGATGACCACGATCAGGATGACCAGTAACCACAGCGGCGCCCTGCCGGGGAGCGCGAGGACGACGGTCCACGCCGCGGCGTTGGCGGCGATGATGGCGAGCACCAGCCGCGACCGCCGGTGCGGCAGTCGGCCGGTGACGATGCCGATCACCACGCCTGCGCAGATCGCGGCCACCACGGAGACGGTCAGCAGCGTGCCCGCCATGCCCGTCGAGAGGCCCTGTGCGACGGTCAGGTAGGGCACGCCCCACATCAGCGCGAAGACGGTCACCGAGAACTGGGTGCCCATGTGGGTGAAGAAACCGAGCCGCGTTCCGGGCCGCAACCAGACGGTCTTGACGCTCGCGATCGTCTCGCGCATCCCCATCGTCTCCGCGGCTACGGCGACGCCGTCGGGCGCGTTGCGCACCAGTGCGGCGACCAGCACGATCACCAGCGCGCCGCCGGCCGCAGCCGAGGTGTAGGCGGCCGTCCAGCCCGACGCGGACAGCAACGCCAGGAACGGCACCGCGGAGAGCACCTGCCCCAGCTGGCCGCAGATCCCGGTCAGCTGCGTGACCAGCGGGATCTGGCGCGGTGCGAACCAGCGTGGCACCAGCCGCAGCACCGAGATGAACGTGACCGCATCGCCGAGCCCCACGACGGCGCGCGCAGCGATGGCCAGTGGCAGCGACTCGGTGACGGCGAGGATCAGCTGCCCGGCGCCCATCAGCGTCGCTCCCGACACGATCAGTGCCCGTGATCCGTAGCGGTCGAGCAACAGTCCTGCCGGCACCTGAGCGCCCGCATAGACCACGACCTGCAGGACGACGAACATCGACAGCAGGCCGGGACCGGCGGCGAACCGCTCGGCGGCGGGCAGACCGGACACGCCCAAGGTGGTGCGATCGAGAACAGCCACGATGTAGGCGAGAAGCCCGGTCGCCCAGACGATCCAGGGACGCACGGTGGAACCTCTCGGCACGAGATCACGAAATGTCTGAATGTCCTGCAGTGCAGGACCGCTTCACATCCTCGCCCACGCGGCCCCGCGAACGCCAACCAGTTACGTCATACGTTCCGACTACAGAGGGTGTAGACGGCGGCAAACAAGTTGGCTGAAAGTGCACACTCGCGTCGTCAAATTTGCTGTACTGACCCGATCATCGCAGATGACCGGCATGAAATTGGAAGCGTAGGCTGTGGTTCCGCGTGGGAGAATACTTCGCTCATGCGGTAGGCAGGGGGGTTAGAGTGGGGGTGCACTGTGCGGATCGCCACGTGGTATCCCGACGGCAGTGTTGAGGGGGTGCCGCTGTGGCTGAATATCGACTCGAGGATCTAGCGCGGGAGTCCGGCGTCAGCACCCGCAACATCCGCGCCTACCGCGAGCGTGGCCTGCTGGACCCGCCGCGGCGCGTGGGCCGTTCCGCGCTCTACGACGACTATCACCTCTCGCAGCTGAACACGATCAGCCAGCTGCTCCGTAAGGGGTACAACTCCGCCCACATCGCCGAGTTCTTCACCAGCATGCGCCAGGGGGAGGACCTCGCCGACATCCTGGGCCTGCAGCGCGCCGTTCTGGGCCCCGAGTCCGAACATCACGACCGTTCGACGCTGGCGATCGACCCGGATTCGCCCGAGGCCCGACAGCTGATCACGCACGGCATGGCCGAGATGGTGGGCCGGAAGGTCATGCTCATCGACGGTGACGCAGCCGAGATCTTGGCGCGCTCGCCGGATCACATGCGCTACGTCCGCGCGCTGCTGCGGTTCGTCGACGCCGCGGATAAGTCGTTCGATCTGCTCGCCGAGGCTTTCGTCGACAGTCTGGTCGAGCTGTATCAGGCAGAGGTCGGGCCCGGCTACCTCCCCAAGCCCGAGGACATGGGCCGGCTCCGGCAGGTCGTCGCCGATTATCGGCTGCTGGGGGAGAAGGTGATGGCGTCGCGATTCGACCAGGCGACCCGCCGCCTGATGGTGGCCTCGGCGTCGGACTACACGGCCGGCATCCTGTTGACCGGCGCCTGGGAGCGGCCGACGGGGTGACCGCCCACCTCCGACGAAGTGATGCAGTTGTGACGGTGGCGGCTCGCGTGAAAAGAGATGTTCCTGTCATACGCTGTGGCACGTGTCGATGTCGCGGCGTGACGTCCTGCGCTACGCCGCTGCGGCGGCGCCGGCGGCGCTGGGGCTGAGCGCGCTGTCGGCGATGGTGCCCGGCGCGACTGCGTCCGCGGCGCCTCTCGGGGTCCTGCTGGATTACGCGGCGGGGGTCATCAACGCTGCTGATCTGCGCGCCTCCGGCGCCGTCGGGGCGATCCGTTACGTGTCCGACCGCAGACCCGGCGGTGCGTGGATGCTCGGCAAGCCGATTCAGCTGGCCGAGGCCCGCGACCTCTATCGGGGCGGACTCAAGATCGTGTCCTGCTATCAGTACGGCAAGCAGGACACCGCCGACTGGCTGGCCGGCGAGCCGGCAGGAATTCAGCATGCCCAGCGCGGCTGGCAACTCCACGTCGCGGCGGGCGGGTCGTACGGCGCGCCGATCTATACCTCCATCGACGACGACCCGACCTTCGAGCAGTACAAACGC
This window contains:
- a CDS encoding MFS transporter, with product MRPWIVWATGLLAYIVAVLDRTTLGVSGLPAAERFAAGPGLLSMFVVLQVVVYAGAQVPAGLLLDRYGSRALIVSGATLMGAGQLILAVTESLPLAIAARAVVGLGDAVTFISVLRLVPRWFAPRQIPLVTQLTGICGQLGQVLSAVPFLALLSASGWTAAYTSAAAGGALVIVLVAALVRNAPDGVAVAAETMGMRETIASVKTVWLRPGTRLGFFTHMGTQFSVTVFALMWGVPYLTVAQGLSTGMAGTLLTVSVVAAICAGVVIGIVTGRLPHRRSRLVLAIIAANAAAWTVVLALPGRAPLWLLVILIVVISVGGPGSMVGFDFARTFNPSSTLGTAQGMVNMGGFVASLLLMQAMGMILQAAGGLSFDSFRLAWTLQYFVWALAVAGILITRRKARRLLALQDDRMLLEGING
- a CDS encoding MerR family transcriptional regulator, translated to MAEYRLEDLARESGVSTRNIRAYRERGLLDPPRRVGRSALYDDYHLSQLNTISQLLRKGYNSAHIAEFFTSMRQGEDLADILGLQRAVLGPESEHHDRSTLAIDPDSPEARQLITHGMAEMVGRKVMLIDGDAAEILARSPDHMRYVRALLRFVDAADKSFDLLAEAFVDSLVELYQAEVGPGYLPKPEDMGRLRQVVADYRLLGEKVMASRFDQATRRLMVASASDYTAGILLTGAWERPTG
- a CDS encoding DUF1906 domain-containing protein; protein product: MSRRDVLRYAAAAAPAALGLSALSAMVPGATASAAPLGVLLDYAAGVINAADLRASGAVGAIRYVSDRRPGGAWMLGKPIQLAEARDLYRGGLKIVSCYQYGKQDTADWLAGEPAGIQHAQRGWQLHVAAGGSYGAPIYTSIDDDPTFEQYKRQVAPYLRGWERVLGHQRVGVYGNSKTIEWALQDGLGSYFWQHNWGSPGRVAHPAAHLHQVEIDSRTVAGIGVDINHILKPNFGAWD